In a genomic window of Nyctibius grandis isolate bNycGra1 chromosome 4, bNycGra1.pri, whole genome shotgun sequence:
- the LOC137661804 gene encoding basic salivary proline-rich protein 2-like gives MDHRNLLTCGQGGREPPAETVPQFRETPHTQQAKPERGRERVALANDSGRERGREAGPQARGAEAAGGAAAELPQRGGKQPARAPAGGGRCGPGPGSRDRGARSRPRRQRAPPGRTAPRPPRGAGPGRAAAPRERGARRAGRRPPPGLVCRGRSALRGGKAPFHRLKARISQETQQLSGARRLQRAI, from the exons ATGGACCACAGAAACCTGCTCACCTGCGGCCAAGGGGGACGTGAACCACCAGCTGAAACAGTCCCTCAGTTCAGAGAGACTCCTCACACG CAACAAGCCAAGCCAGAGCGAGGGCGGGAGCGGGTTGCGCTGGCTAACGACTCCGGGAGAGAGCGGGGCAGGGAGGCCGGGCCGCAGGCCCGCGGCGccgaggcggcggggggggccgcggcAGAGCTGCCCCAGCGGGGCGGGAAGCAGCCAGCGAGGGCGCCGGCAggcggcgggcgctgcgggccggggccgggcagccgGGACCGCGGAGCTCGCTCCCGTCCGCGCCGGCAGAGGGCGCCGCCGGGCCGCACCGCCCCCCGCCCTCCGCGGGGCGCTGGGCcaggccgcgccgccgccccgagGGAGCGCGGGGCCCGCCGTGCGGGGCGCAGGCCGCCGCCGGGCCTCGTCTGCCGCGGGCGCAGCGCACTGCGCGGCGGAAAAGCCCCGTTCCACCGCCTGAAAGCACGGATCTCTCAGGAGACCCAGCAGCTCTCGGGAGCCCGTCGCCTCCAACGAGCTATTTAA